In Pseudomonas poae, a single genomic region encodes these proteins:
- a CDS encoding DUF1795 domain-containing protein encodes MADYLTHDVILNFADETPEDSTLNVLRFRARDTTLVIARSPVDKRQTLDEALTVQLDQLRNKTQALSITPAQVTHLGNQQSVEGREMAVQFMTGDTSNFQLQVACLIPGQQRMLVLNYSKQGPFSDGDITHWRAIKQTLRFS; translated from the coding sequence ATGGCTGATTATCTGACCCACGATGTAATCCTTAATTTTGCCGATGAAACGCCCGAGGACTCGACTCTGAACGTCCTGCGCTTTCGAGCGCGAGATACCACTTTGGTGATTGCACGCAGCCCTGTTGATAAACGCCAGACCTTGGACGAGGCACTGACTGTCCAGCTGGATCAACTGCGCAACAAGACCCAAGCATTGAGCATCACACCAGCACAAGTCACTCACCTGGGAAACCAGCAGTCAGTGGAGGGCCGAGAAATGGCCGTCCAGTTCATGACGGGAGACACATCAAACTTTCAGCTGCAAGTCGCCTGCCTGATTCCTGGGCAACAACGCATGCTGGTTCTCAACTACAGCAAACAAGGCCCATTCAGCGACGGCGACATCACGCACTGGCGCGCCATCAAGCAAACGCTCCGCTTCTCCTGA
- a CDS encoding nucleotide sugar dehydrogenase has product MRISIFGLGYVGAVCAGCLSARGHEVVGVDISKDKIDLINAGKSPIVEPGLGELLSKGIETGRLRGTTNFAEAIRDTDLSMICVGTPSKKNGDLELDYIEAVCREIGFVLRDKATRHTVVVRSTVLPGTVANVVIPILEDCSGKKAGVDFGVAVNPEFLRESTAIADYDLPPMTVIGEFDKASGDVLQSLYEELDAPIIRKDIAVAEMIKYTCNVWHATKVTFANEIGNIAKAVGVDGREVMDVVCQDKTLNLSQYYMRPGFAFGGSCLPKDVRALTYRAGSLDVEAPLLNSLMRSNESQVQNAFDIVNSHDKRKVALLGLSFKAGTDDLRESPLVELAEMLIGKGFDLSIYDSNVEYARVHGANKDYIEGKIPHVSSLLNSDFDEVINNSDVIILGNRDEKFRALAQNAPHGKQVIDLVGFMAKATCATGRTEGICW; this is encoded by the coding sequence ATGCGCATCAGCATATTTGGTCTAGGTTACGTTGGCGCAGTCTGTGCCGGTTGCCTGTCTGCCCGTGGCCACGAAGTGGTCGGCGTAGACATCTCCAAGGACAAGATCGACCTGATCAATGCCGGTAAATCGCCGATCGTTGAACCAGGCCTGGGCGAGCTGTTGAGCAAGGGGATCGAAACCGGTCGCCTGCGCGGCACTACCAACTTCGCCGAAGCCATCCGCGATACTGACCTGTCGATGATCTGCGTCGGCACGCCGAGCAAGAAAAACGGCGACCTGGAACTCGATTACATCGAAGCCGTGTGCCGCGAGATCGGTTTTGTCCTGCGTGACAAAGCCACCCGCCACACCGTCGTCGTGCGCAGCACCGTACTGCCAGGCACTGTCGCCAATGTGGTGATCCCAATCCTCGAAGACTGCTCCGGCAAGAAAGCCGGCGTCGACTTCGGCGTCGCGGTCAACCCGGAATTCCTGCGTGAATCCACCGCCATCGCCGACTACGACCTGCCACCGATGACTGTCATCGGCGAGTTCGACAAAGCCTCCGGCGATGTCTTGCAGTCGCTGTACGAAGAGCTCGATGCGCCGATCATCCGCAAGGACATCGCCGTTGCCGAAATGATCAAGTACACCTGCAACGTGTGGCACGCCACCAAAGTCACCTTCGCCAACGAAATCGGCAACATCGCCAAGGCCGTCGGCGTCGATGGTCGCGAAGTGATGGACGTGGTGTGCCAGGACAAGACCCTCAACCTGTCCCAGTACTACATGCGCCCAGGCTTCGCTTTCGGTGGCTCCTGCCTGCCAAAGGACGTGCGTGCCCTCACCTACCGCGCCGGTTCCCTGGACGTAGAAGCCCCGCTGCTCAACTCGCTGATGCGCAGCAACGAGTCCCAGGTACAAAACGCTTTCGACATCGTCAACAGCCACGACAAGCGCAAAGTCGCCCTGCTGGGCTTGAGCTTCAAGGCCGGCACCGACGACCTGCGTGAAAGCCCGCTGGTAGAGCTTGCCGAAATGCTGATCGGCAAAGGCTTCGACCTGAGTATCTACGACAGCAACGTCGAGTACGCCCGTGTCCACGGTGCGAACAAGGACTACATCGAAGGCAAGATTCCCCACGTGTCGTCCCTGCTCAACTCGGACTTCGATGAGGTGATCAACAACTCCGACGTGATCATCCTCGGCAACCGTGACGAGAAATTCCGCGCCCTGGCGCAGAACGCACCGCACGGCAAGCAAGTGATCGACCTGGTGGGCTTCATGGCCAAGGCCACCTGTGCGACCGGTCGTACCGAAGGCATTTGCTGGTAA
- a CDS encoding alginate biosynthesis protein Alg44: MNSQANVNVVHESEAQRQHARVKIPAKLRFFNTDRTPTEARVIDLSAGGLAFTSTQPLTVGEVHKGRLQFVIDNLGLAMDVELQIRSYDRQTGRAGCQFQNLEQQDISTLRHLITSHLSGDIVTMGDVLATLQRDNFTKARKVKDSGSGMTAFGRLRAVTFSAGIFIVGLAAFGFVFKSVYGMYFVSHAQAGLVSVPGMNVTMPRDGTVQSLLKGDGIAAKGAPLATFSTSMLDVLKGHLDEDQLQPAKVEELFGKQMTGTLTSPCDCVVAQQMVADGQYANKGDVIFQLVPRGSLANVEARFTYRQFADVRPGTPVSFQVADEEQTRTGTIVSSTSLNSADLSSDIRVQIKPDAPLDSTYAGRPVEVTSDRGPSLNWLIDKAMANGL, encoded by the coding sequence ATGAATAGCCAAGCAAACGTCAACGTTGTCCACGAATCCGAAGCCCAGCGCCAACATGCCCGGGTCAAAATCCCGGCCAAGCTGCGCTTTTTCAACACTGACCGCACACCGACCGAAGCCCGGGTGATCGACCTGTCCGCCGGCGGCCTGGCATTCACCTCCACCCAGCCGTTGACCGTCGGCGAAGTGCACAAGGGCCGTCTGCAGTTTGTGATCGACAACCTGGGCCTGGCCATGGACGTCGAGCTGCAAATCCGCTCCTATGACCGCCAGACCGGTCGTGCCGGTTGCCAGTTCCAGAACCTGGAGCAGCAAGATATTTCCACCCTGCGCCACCTGATCACCTCGCACCTGTCCGGCGACATCGTGACCATGGGCGACGTGCTCGCCACCCTACAACGCGACAACTTCACCAAGGCGCGCAAGGTCAAGGACAGCGGCAGCGGCATGACCGCCTTCGGTCGCCTGCGTGCGGTGACGTTCAGCGCCGGCATTTTCATCGTCGGCTTGGCGGCGTTCGGTTTCGTCTTCAAATCGGTGTACGGCATGTACTTCGTCAGCCACGCCCAGGCCGGTTTGGTGAGCGTGCCCGGCATGAACGTCACCATGCCGCGCGATGGCACCGTGCAAAGCCTGCTCAAGGGTGATGGGATTGCCGCCAAAGGCGCTCCACTGGCGACGTTCAGTACCAGCATGTTGGATGTGCTCAAGGGCCACCTGGACGAAGACCAGCTGCAACCGGCCAAGGTTGAAGAACTGTTCGGCAAGCAAATGACCGGCACCCTGACTTCGCCGTGCGATTGCGTGGTGGCCCAGCAAATGGTCGCCGACGGTCAATACGCCAACAAAGGCGACGTGATCTTCCAACTGGTACCCCGTGGCAGCCTGGCCAATGTTGAGGCGCGCTTCACCTATCGCCAGTTCGCCGATGTTCGACCAGGTACGCCGGTGAGCTTCCAGGTGGCCGACGAAGAGCAGACTCGCACCGGCACCATCGTCAGCAGCACCAGCCTGAACAGCGCCGACCTGTCCTCCGACATTCGCGTGCAGATCAAACCTGACGCACCGCTGGACAGCACCTACGCCGGCCGCCCGGTGGAAGTGACCAGCGACCGTGGCCCCTCGCTGAACTGGCTGATCGACAAAGCCATGGCCAACGGTCTGTAA
- a CDS encoding alginate O-acetyltransferase has protein sequence MHPHMIKLLSLSGLTLGLLAASQGVRADEVKAPTFTAEPCCSLCPAAHDAKNYTTRYQQNFTTLVQAQGDWLFRTQEDLRTEFDTSPAGYKRMQQLHDAFKAKGVELVVVYQPTRGLVNRNKLNPEEKAKFDFDKALANYKTMLGRFAKMGYVVPDLSPLTNEQLPDELPAHDFYFRGDQHWTPYGAQRTAKIVGEKVRAMPEFAGIPQREFETTRSGRMGKTGTLHNMAGQLCGTSYAVQYMDQFTTEPKGEAGDGDLFGDSGNPQITLVGTSHSGKNYNFAGFLEQEIGADILNVAFPGGGLEGSMIQYLGSDEFQKTPPKILIWEFSPLYRLDQETIYRQMMSLLDNGCEGKTAQMTASTSLKPGKNELLVNSSNKDLRNANHQVDIRFADPSVKTLQATLWYMNGRHEDLKIEKPETSDTDGRFAFELRTDEDWASQNLLAVEVQGPEAGQAAQKVEAKICTRNVFPSGGQKTAQLGQ, from the coding sequence ATGCACCCACACATGATCAAACTGCTGAGCCTCTCGGGTCTGACCCTCGGCCTGCTCGCGGCCAGCCAAGGCGTGCGCGCCGATGAAGTGAAGGCGCCGACCTTCACCGCCGAACCGTGCTGCAGCCTGTGCCCCGCCGCCCATGACGCGAAAAACTACACCACGCGCTACCAGCAGAACTTCACCACCCTGGTACAAGCCCAGGGCGACTGGTTGTTCCGTACCCAGGAAGACCTGCGCACCGAATTCGACACCAGCCCGGCAGGCTACAAACGCATGCAGCAACTGCACGATGCGTTCAAGGCCAAGGGCGTGGAATTGGTGGTGGTTTATCAACCAACCCGGGGGTTGGTGAACCGCAACAAACTCAATCCTGAGGAAAAAGCCAAGTTCGATTTCGACAAGGCCCTGGCCAATTACAAGACCATGCTCGGCCGTTTCGCCAAGATGGGCTACGTGGTGCCAGACCTATCGCCATTGACCAACGAACAGCTTCCAGATGAATTGCCGGCCCACGATTTCTACTTCCGCGGTGACCAACACTGGACCCCCTACGGCGCCCAGCGCACCGCGAAAATCGTCGGCGAAAAAGTGCGTGCCATGCCGGAGTTCGCCGGCATCCCGCAGCGTGAATTCGAAACCACACGCTCCGGGCGCATGGGCAAGACCGGCACCCTGCACAACATGGCCGGGCAATTGTGCGGCACCAGCTACGCGGTCCAGTACATGGACCAGTTCACCACTGAACCGAAGGGCGAAGCGGGCGACGGCGACCTGTTCGGCGATTCGGGCAACCCGCAGATCACCCTGGTGGGCACCAGCCACAGTGGCAAGAACTACAACTTCGCGGGCTTCCTGGAACAGGAAATCGGTGCGGACATTCTCAACGTCGCCTTCCCGGGCGGTGGCTTGGAAGGCTCGATGATCCAGTACCTGGGCAGCGATGAATTCCAGAAGACTCCGCCGAAGATTTTGATCTGGGAATTCTCGCCGCTGTATCGCCTGGACCAGGAGACCATCTACCGCCAGATGATGTCGCTGCTCGACAACGGCTGCGAAGGCAAGACCGCGCAGATGACCGCCAGCACTTCTTTGAAACCCGGCAAGAACGAATTGCTGGTGAACAGTTCGAACAAAGACCTGCGTAATGCCAATCACCAGGTTGATATCCGCTTCGCCGACCCGTCGGTGAAAACCCTGCAAGCCACCCTCTGGTACATGAACGGGCGCCACGAGGACCTCAAGATCGAAAAACCCGAAACATCCGATACAGACGGGCGTTTCGCCTTCGAACTGCGCACCGATGAAGACTGGGCCTCACAGAACTTGCTGGCCGTGGAAGTCCAGGGCCCCGAGGCGGGCCAGGCCGCGCAGAAGGTTGAAGCGAAAATTTGCACACGCAACGTATTCCCAAGCGGCGGCCAAAAAACCGCCCAACTCGGGCAATGA
- a CDS encoding MBOAT family protein → MVFSSNVFLFLFLPIFLGLYYLSGQRYRNLLLLIASYVFYAWWRVDFLALFAAVTLWNYWIGLKVGAAGVRTKPAQRWLLLGVAIDLCILGYFKYANFGVDSINVMMKSAGLEPFILTHVLLPIGISFYIFESISYIIDVYRGDTPATRNLIDFAAFVAIFPHLIAGPVLRFRDLADQFNNRTHTLDKFSEGCTRFMQGFIKKVFIADTLAVVADHCFALQNPTTGDAWLGALAYTAQLYFDFSGYSDMAIGLGLMMGFRFMENFKQPYISQSITEFWRRWHISLSTWLRDYLYITLGGNRKGTLTTYRNLFLTMLLGGLWHGANITYIVWGAWHGMWLAIEKAIGLNTAPRSFNVLRWAFTFLLVVMGWVIFRSENLHVAGRMYGAMFSFGEWSLSELNRANLTGLQVATLVVAYATLAFFGLRDFYTNRPAEKTKPADPSLIKAVPGDNPGSIHEPGFSVGKDAAVQPAYWTADLPRYAMRAAVLLLFVASILKLSAQSFSPFLYFQF, encoded by the coding sequence ATGGTTTTCTCGTCCAATGTGTTCCTGTTTTTGTTCTTGCCGATCTTTCTCGGCCTGTACTACTTGAGCGGGCAACGCTATCGCAATCTGCTACTGCTGATTGCCAGCTATGTGTTCTACGCCTGGTGGCGAGTGGACTTCCTGGCGCTGTTCGCCGCCGTGACGCTGTGGAACTACTGGATCGGCCTCAAAGTCGGTGCAGCCGGCGTGCGCACGAAGCCGGCCCAACGCTGGCTGCTGCTCGGCGTGGCCATCGACCTGTGCATCCTCGGCTACTTCAAGTACGCCAACTTCGGCGTCGACAGCATCAATGTGATGATGAAGTCCGCGGGCCTGGAGCCGTTCATCCTCACCCATGTGCTGCTGCCGATTGGTATCTCGTTCTACATCTTCGAGTCCATCAGCTACATCATCGACGTGTACCGCGGCGACACGCCGGCAACGCGCAACCTGATCGACTTTGCGGCGTTCGTGGCGATCTTCCCACACTTGATTGCCGGCCCCGTGCTGCGCTTTCGCGACCTGGCCGACCAGTTCAACAACCGCACCCACACCCTCGACAAATTCTCCGAGGGCTGCACGCGGTTCATGCAGGGTTTCATCAAGAAGGTGTTTATTGCCGACACCCTGGCGGTGGTGGCCGACCATTGCTTCGCCCTGCAAAACCCAACCACGGGCGACGCCTGGCTCGGCGCGCTGGCCTACACCGCGCAGCTGTATTTCGATTTCTCCGGCTACAGCGACATGGCCATCGGCCTGGGCTTGATGATGGGTTTCCGCTTCATGGAAAACTTCAAGCAGCCGTACATCAGCCAGTCGATCACCGAGTTCTGGCGCCGCTGGCACATCAGCCTCTCCACCTGGCTGCGTGACTACCTCTACATCACCCTGGGCGGCAACCGCAAAGGCACGCTGACCACTTACCGCAACCTGTTCCTGACCATGCTGCTCGGTGGCCTGTGGCACGGTGCGAACATCACCTACATCGTGTGGGGTGCATGGCACGGCATGTGGCTGGCGATTGAAAAAGCCATCGGCCTCAACACCGCGCCGCGCAGCTTCAACGTGTTGCGCTGGGCCTTCACCTTCCTGCTGGTGGTGATGGGCTGGGTGATCTTCCGTTCCGAAAACCTGCACGTCGCCGGCCGTATGTACGGCGCCATGTTCAGCTTTGGCGAGTGGTCGCTGTCGGAACTCAACCGCGCCAACCTCACCGGCCTGCAAGTGGCAACCCTGGTGGTGGCGTACGCAACACTGGCGTTCTTTGGCCTGCGCGATTTCTACACCAACCGCCCTGCCGAGAAGACCAAGCCCGCCGACCCAAGCCTGATCAAGGCGGTACCGGGCGACAACCCGGGCAGCATCCACGAGCCAGGTTTCAGCGTGGGCAAAGATGCCGCCGTGCAACCGGCCTACTGGACCGCTGACCTGCCACGCTATGCCATGCGCGCTGCGGTGCTGCTGCTGTTCGTGGCGTCGATTCTCAAACTGTCGGCGCAGAGTTTCTCGCCGTTCCTTTACTTCCAATTTTGA
- a CDS encoding alginate O-acetyltransferase → MTRSLRVLYISLFMVVLLALGAWSLRSFLGFSTNADATVLNGRWTKAVETHYDDEFPIKRLGTNLWAALDYKLFNEGRPGVVLGRDHWLYSDEEFNPAVNEDQNLQGNYALVEGVRQKLKAQGVQLVMAIVPAKVRLYPEHLGEVKPASIHANLYQDFHARVAADKIIAPDLLGPLQQAKLSGKQVFLRTDTHWTPDGAEIAAKQLAQTIREKTPLSGEPQRFVTEAEKTEPHKGDLRLFLPLDPLFENLMPPKEPLEKRVTHLAQAGGDDALFTDSETPVALVGTSYSANPNWNFVGALKQALHSDVINYSEDGHGPILPMLSYLKSDDFKNSPPQVLIWEFPERYLPVNNEIGDADPSWVAQLKQAGSRQQNMALNTPVKNPKSETPDRAQN, encoded by the coding sequence ATGACCCGTTCATTACGCGTCCTCTATATCAGCCTGTTCATGGTGGTGCTGCTGGCCCTGGGCGCTTGGTCGCTGCGCAGTTTCCTGGGTTTCAGCACCAATGCCGATGCCACGGTGCTTAACGGTCGCTGGACCAAAGCCGTCGAGACCCACTACGACGACGAGTTCCCGATCAAACGCCTGGGCACCAACCTCTGGGCAGCACTGGACTACAAGCTGTTCAATGAAGGCCGCCCCGGCGTGGTGCTGGGCCGCGACCACTGGTTGTACAGCGACGAGGAGTTCAACCCCGCCGTCAACGAAGACCAGAACCTGCAAGGCAACTACGCGCTGGTCGAAGGCGTGCGCCAGAAGCTCAAGGCCCAGGGCGTTCAGTTGGTGATGGCGATTGTGCCGGCCAAGGTGCGCCTGTACCCGGAACACTTGGGTGAAGTGAAACCGGCGAGCATCCACGCCAACCTCTACCAGGACTTCCATGCCCGTGTGGCGGCCGACAAGATCATCGCTCCCGACCTGCTCGGCCCGCTGCAACAGGCCAAGCTGAGCGGCAAGCAAGTGTTCCTGCGCACGGATACCCACTGGACGCCTGATGGTGCCGAAATCGCCGCCAAGCAACTGGCACAGACCATTCGCGAGAAAACCCCACTGAGCGGCGAGCCACAGCGTTTTGTCACCGAGGCCGAAAAGACCGAGCCGCACAAAGGCGACCTGCGTCTGTTCCTGCCCCTGGACCCGCTGTTCGAAAACCTGATGCCGCCGAAAGAGCCGCTGGAAAAACGCGTGACCCACTTGGCGCAAGCCGGTGGCGACGACGCGCTGTTCACCGACAGCGAAACCCCGGTGGCACTGGTGGGCACCAGCTACAGCGCCAACCCCAACTGGAACTTCGTGGGTGCACTCAAGCAAGCCCTGCACAGCGACGTCATCAATTACTCGGAAGACGGCCACGGGCCGATCCTGCCGATGCTCAGCTACCTGAAAAGCGATGACTTCAAGAACAGCCCGCCCCAGGTGCTGATCTGGGAGTTTCCTGAACGTTATCTGCCTGTGAACAACGAAATCGGTGATGCCGACCCGTCGTGGGTTGCGCAACTTAAACAAGCCGGTTCGCGCCAACAGAACATGGCACTGAACACCCCAGTTAAAAACCCAAAATCCGAGACGCCCGACCGGGCGCAAAACTGA
- a CDS encoding alginate O-acetyltransferase AlgF, whose translation MTFTTTPRRLAKTLALAAGMSIVSMSAFAGGDAALYGPTAPKGSSFVRVYNASNQEVSATVGATNLSDVAPLASSDFSFMPGGDYSAKIGSQTVPVKLAPDHYYTLVNSGSGQPQLIEEPPFKNKQKSLVRVQNLSDKALTLKTADGKTDVVKSVAAKGRGEREINPVKVSLALYDGDKKVGDVKPVALERGEAAVLYVTGSGSSLSPVWVKRPVSTR comes from the coding sequence ATGACTTTCACTACTACTCCTCGTCGTCTCGCCAAGACCCTGGCCCTGGCTGCTGGCATGAGCATCGTGTCGATGTCCGCCTTCGCCGGTGGCGACGCCGCCCTCTACGGCCCAACCGCGCCAAAAGGTTCGAGCTTCGTACGGGTCTACAACGCCAGCAACCAGGAAGTGAGCGCCACCGTCGGCGCTACCAACCTGAGCGACGTTGCGCCACTGGCCAGCAGCGATTTCAGCTTTATGCCGGGCGGTGACTACAGCGCCAAGATCGGCAGCCAGACCGTACCGGTCAAGCTCGCCCCCGACCACTACTACACCCTGGTCAACAGCGGCAGCGGTCAACCACAACTGATCGAAGAACCGCCGTTCAAGAACAAGCAAAAATCCTTGGTACGTGTGCAAAACCTCAGCGACAAGGCCCTGACCTTGAAGACCGCTGACGGCAAGACCGATGTGGTCAAGTCGGTGGCCGCCAAGGGCCGTGGCGAACGTGAAATCAACCCGGTGAAGGTGAGCCTGGCGTTGTATGACGGTGACAAGAAAGTCGGCGATGTGAAGCCGGTTGCTTTGGAACGTGGTGAAGCAGCGGTGCTGTATGTGACGGGCTCCGGTTCGAGCCTCTCGCCAGTCTGGGTGAAACGCCCGGTATCGACCCGCTGA
- a CDS encoding multidrug transporter, with the protein MFFGVLLIITWLILLLRYPAKALPVSLAAAAGLGCMAIWVVWLDNREASQLARLELRITYAPQECPADRPLKLVLNNGNDVPLTELRWRVAAYAPGDTVNLADNVYAAPRYRGPGELQAGATWDDCLPTPPLRPGYRPQTLEFRAEHLQGSFIE; encoded by the coding sequence ATGTTCTTCGGCGTTCTTCTGATCATCACCTGGCTGATCCTGCTGCTGCGCTATCCCGCCAAAGCCCTGCCGGTTTCCCTCGCCGCGGCCGCGGGCCTGGGCTGCATGGCGATTTGGGTGGTGTGGCTGGACAACCGCGAAGCCTCGCAGTTGGCACGCCTGGAACTGCGCATCACCTACGCGCCCCAGGAATGTCCCGCCGACCGCCCACTGAAATTGGTCCTCAACAACGGCAACGACGTGCCGCTGACAGAACTGCGCTGGCGCGTTGCCGCCTATGCGCCAGGCGATACGGTCAACCTGGCCGACAATGTCTACGCAGCTCCCCGCTATCGCGGGCCGGGTGAGTTGCAGGCCGGTGCCACTTGGGATGACTGCCTGCCCACACCGCCCCTGCGCCCCGGCTACCGCCCGCAAACTCTGGAGTTTCGTGCCGAGCATTTGCAAGGCAGCTTCATAGAGTGA